The genomic interval CCGAATCCGTATTGGGATAATAGTTGTCGTGAACGGGATTATCCCGCCAGCGTTTTTCCCACGTGAAGGGAAGTTTTCCGCTGGGCGATACCTTTCCCGTAAGCAATTCGGCGATAGCGTCGCCGCCCTGCTGTCCCTGATACCAGGCCATCAGTACGCCTCCCGTGCGGTCGAGCCAGGGTGCCATCTCCACTCCGCCTCCCGAGTTGATCACCACCACGGCCTTGTCGGTATGCTCAAAAATCGATTCCAGGCAGTACAGATGCCCTTCGGGCAATGCGAACGGACGGTCCCAGCTCTCCGATTCGAGATACCAGTCGTATCCCACGCAGACGATCACGGCATCGGCCGCGCGGACCGCTTCAAAAAAGACCGGGTCGTTCAGATAATCCGCATAGCGGAACATCGTCTCCTGCTCCGAACCTCCGTCGAAGTGTTCGTAGGTGATTCGATAGAGTCGTCCACCCTCAAACTTACGGAAGCCCTCCTTCTGACGGAACGGATGGCTGTACCACTGTCCAATCAACTCCTCGCTGTCGATCAGCAGGCGGTAACCGTCGTCTCCTCCCGCCGAAAAGTAGAGTACGGCATCCTGCTCCGGCTTGAAATAGATGGTATAGCGATCCGAATAGTTGTCGGAGTTCACAACTCCCGGGACCGGCGACTCCCAGCCTTTGTAGCCGATACTCCGCACGACGCTCCGATGAACGGGTTCCCCATGCAGATCGGGATTGTTGAAAAACTCAGCCGAAGCCCCCCGAACCGTACACGCCGAATCGGCATAAAAGACCGTAAGGTCCGTCTTCCACAGGTCGGGCGTATAACCGAAATGCAACTTGCGTCCCAGATTCTTCTTCATTCCTTGGGCAATACTGCTCGTGACGAACGGGAAGACCTCCCCGCTGCCGCCGCCCTTGGCCACCAACTCGGAGTTGGGACCGCAAACCACAATCCGTCCCTTCGTGACCGGCAGCAATCCGTCACGGTTCCGAAGCAGAACCGCCCCACCCCGCTCTACCTCCAACGCCACCTCCTCGGAACGGGGATTGCGCTCTGCGAAACGTTCATCCTGCTGCGGACGGTCGAAAAAACCGAATGACAACAGGGTTTGCAGAATATGCTGTACCTTGAGGTCGATGATTCGCTCGTCGATCACTCCGTTTTCAATCAGCCGCTTCATCCGCACGGGATTGAACAGCCATCCGCGGGGCATTTCCAAATCCAACCCATTGTAAGTCGCCGGAATGGTCGTGTAGGTCGACTCCCAGTCCGACATGAGGATTCCCTTGAATCCCCATCGGCGGCGTAAAACTTCGATATTGAGATAGCTGTTTTCCGTGGCATGAAGTCCGTTCACCAGTCCGTAACAATTCATCAATGCCCCGACACGCGCTCGTTTCACCCCCTTCTCGAAGGCCGGAAGGTAGATTTCATGCAACGTCCGCTCGTCGATGTCCGCCGAAATATGATGTCGGTTCCACTCCTGGTTATTGGCGGCGAAATGCTTCATACACGCCATTACACCCTCCTGCTGCATTCCCTCGATATAGGCAGCAGCCGTCTCTCCGGCCAGATAGGGGTCCTCACCGTAATATTCGAAATTCCGACCGCAAAGCGGTGAACGGTAGATATTCACCCCTGGCCCCATCATGATATGGATACCCCGGGCCCGGGCATCCTGCCCGATTCCCGATCCCATCTCGTGAGCCAGGTTCCGGTCCCAACTCGCCGCCAGCGCCACTCCACACGGATAGAGCGTGCTTCGAGAATCAATCCGGATTCCCTGAGGCCCATCGGCAAGCCAGATCTCGGGAATCCCCAGACGAGGAATCGCGCGGATGTAGAACGAATTGTAACCTCCGATGTAATCGAGTTTTTCTTCAAGGGTCATTTGCGACACAAGATCCCGGGCGTGGGACTCGTGTTCAGGCGTAACGATTTGGGCCCGAAGATTCAACGCCGCAAGTACGAAGACTGCGACAAGAAACATGCTACGTGTATTCATGCGGTTTATCGTTTTGAATTTATCAATCTACATGGATGCGTGTCCGAAGCCGGATATCGCGCGACGAGGCTCCGACCAGGATTTCGAACGCTCCGGGCTCGACAACAAATCGGTGCTGCCGGGGATCGTAGTAACGGAACGCCTCGTCGTCCAGAGAGATCTCAACCCGGCGTGTTTCGCCCCGGCGCAGGAAGAATTTTTCATAACCTTTCAGTTCCTTATCCGGGCGGGGAACCGAGGCCTCCGGATCACCGACGTAGAGTTGCGCCACTTCGGATCCGTCTCGTCTGCCCGTATTCGTCACCTCGAACGATACGACCCAGCCATCTCCCGTCTTCCGGGTTTTGAGATCCGAGTACGCGAACGTCGTATAGGAGAGACCGTACCCGAATTCAAACAGAGGGTCCACTCCCTTCCGCTCGAAACCCCGGTATCCGACGAAAATTCCTTCATTATAAGCCACTCGCTGATAGGGCGTATTGAACATGCTCATGTCTACATTGGTATGGTAGTTTCCGTAAGTGGGATTATCCTCCAGGCATTTCTCAATCGTGAAGGGCAGTTTCCCGCTCGGACAGACCTTTCCGGCAATGATCTCCGCAACGGCCTGTCCGCCCCGCTGTCCCGGATACCAGGCCTGGATCACCGCAGCAACCCGATCAAGCCACGGCTGCATTTCCACTCCTCCGCCGGCATTCAACACCACAACGACCTTCGAATTGCGACGGAGCAGGGCTTCGATCAGATCGGTCTGTCCGTCGGGGAGAGAGAAGGTCCTGTCCCCGCCTTCGTGTTCGGTCACGGCATCGAAACCCACACAGACAATCACGGCATCGGCCGTATCGAGGGCCTGCCAGAAAGCCGGATCATTCATGTGGTCCGAGTAGCGAAACATCACCCGAGAAACTGAGAAATCGTCCATGTGTTCGTAGGTAAACCGATAGATACGTCCGGCTTCGAAGCGTCGGAAAATATCCTTCGAACGATAGGCGCGGTTTTCCCAGTCGTCAATGATCGGTTCGCCGTTGATCGACAGGCGGTAGCCATCGTCTCCTCCCGCCGAGAGGTAGAGGTACGAATCGCTCGCAGGCTTGTAGTAAAACGTATAGCGGTCCGAATAGTCCTCGTCAACGATTCCCGGAAGCGGAGAAGAGGAATATTCGGCATCGATCCGCGTTATGACTGACGTATGGGCCGGTTCCCCGGAGAGATCCTTTGAATTGAAATATTCGACCCGGGCTCCCGGAACGGTGCAGGCCGAATCAGCGTAAAAGATCGTCAGGTCGGCTTTCCATCCTGAAGTATCGTAAAGCGATCGGAACCTCCGTCCCAAATTCCGAACACCTTCGGCCACGGAGCAACTCTCGAACGGATAAACCACCCCGCTGCCACCGCCCGTCACTACCCGGTGGGCATTGGGCCCGCAAACCAGAACCTTTCCTCCGGAGAGCGGCAGCAAACCGTCGTTTCGCAGCAAGACGATCCCGGCACGCGCCACCTCCAAAGCCACACTGTCGGAATAGGGGTTACGCTCACCGATGTGCGGATCCTTTTGCGGCCGATCGAAAAAACCGAACGCCAGGAGCGATTGGAGAATGTGCTGAACTTTCGTATCGATGAGCGTTTCGTCGACAACCCCGTTTTCGATGAGCGGGAGAAGTTTGGAACGGTTCATCATTCCGCCGCCCGGCATCTCGATGTCGAGCCCGTTGAACACGGGACCGAGCGTCGAATAGGTCCCGCCCCAATCCGACATGAGGATACCCTTGAAACCCCACCGGCGACGCAATACTTCGACATTGAGATAACCGTATTCCGAAGCGTGCACGCTGTTGACCAGGTGGTAGCCGCTCATCACGGCCCCCATTCCGGCCCTGCGAATGGATTTTTCGAACGACGGAAGGTAAATTTCATGTAACGTTCGTTCATCCACGTCGGACGAGACGTTATAACGGTCCCACTCCTGGTTGTTGGCTGCGAAGTGTTTCGCACAGGCCATCACTCCCTGGCTCTGGATTCCTGCGACCATACTCACGGCCGTTTCACTCACCAGATAGGGATCTTCACCGAAATATTCGAAATTCCGTCCGCAAAGCGGCGAACGGTAGATATTCACACCCGGACCCAGAAGAATATGCACGCCGCGGGCTCGGGCATCCTGGCCGATCCCAACTCCCATCTGACGGACCAGTGTACGATCCCAGGTCGCCGCAGCAGCCATCCCGCACGGATAGAGCGTACTCTTCTTGTCCCGGCCAATGAGTTGGGCGCTGGAATCGTTGCGAACGCCCTGCGGGCCGTCTGCCATGCGGATCTCTGGAATCCCGAGCCGTTCAATCGGACGAATGAAGAAGGTGTTGTAACCTCCGATGTAATCGATTTT from uncultured Alistipes sp. carries:
- a CDS encoding glycoside hydrolase family 3 C-terminal domain-containing protein, which translates into the protein MQKKTLFLLTAVLITAMYSEAQPVTPEHEARARDLVERMTLEEKIDYIGGYNTFFIRPIERLGIPEIRMADGPQGVRNDSSAQLIGRDKKSTLYPCGMAAAATWDRTLVRQMGVGIGQDARARGVHILLGPGVNIYRSPLCGRNFEYFGEDPYLVSETAVSMVAGIQSQGVMACAKHFAANNQEWDRYNVSSDVDERTLHEIYLPSFEKSIRRAGMGAVMSGYHLVNSVHASEYGYLNVEVLRRRWGFKGILMSDWGGTYSTLGPVFNGLDIEMPGGGMMNRSKLLPLIENGVVDETLIDTKVQHILQSLLAFGFFDRPQKDPHIGERNPYSDSVALEVARAGIVLLRNDGLLPLSGGKVLVCGPNAHRVVTGGGSGVVYPFESCSVAEGVRNLGRRFRSLYDTSGWKADLTIFYADSACTVPGARVEYFNSKDLSGEPAHTSVITRIDAEYSSSPLPGIVDEDYSDRYTFYYKPASDSYLYLSAGGDDGYRLSINGEPIIDDWENRAYRSKDIFRRFEAGRIYRFTYEHMDDFSVSRVMFRYSDHMNDPAFWQALDTADAVIVCVGFDAVTEHEGGDRTFSLPDGQTDLIEALLRRNSKVVVVLNAGGGVEMQPWLDRVAAVIQAWYPGQRGGQAVAEIIAGKVCPSGKLPFTIEKCLEDNPTYGNYHTNVDMSMFNTPYQRVAYNEGIFVGYRGFERKGVDPLFEFGYGLSYTTFAYSDLKTRKTGDGWVVSFEVTNTGRRDGSEVAQLYVGDPEASVPRPDKELKGYEKFFLRRGETRRVEISLDDEAFRYYDPRQHRFVVEPGAFEILVGASSRDIRLRTRIHVD
- a CDS encoding glycoside hydrolase family 3 C-terminal domain-containing protein, which translates into the protein MNTRSMFLVAVFVLAALNLRAQIVTPEHESHARDLVSQMTLEEKLDYIGGYNSFYIRAIPRLGIPEIWLADGPQGIRIDSRSTLYPCGVALAASWDRNLAHEMGSGIGQDARARGIHIMMGPGVNIYRSPLCGRNFEYYGEDPYLAGETAAAYIEGMQQEGVMACMKHFAANNQEWNRHHISADIDERTLHEIYLPAFEKGVKRARVGALMNCYGLVNGLHATENSYLNIEVLRRRWGFKGILMSDWESTYTTIPATYNGLDLEMPRGWLFNPVRMKRLIENGVIDERIIDLKVQHILQTLLSFGFFDRPQQDERFAERNPRSEEVALEVERGGAVLLRNRDGLLPVTKGRIVVCGPNSELVAKGGGSGEVFPFVTSSIAQGMKKNLGRKLHFGYTPDLWKTDLTVFYADSACTVRGASAEFFNNPDLHGEPVHRSVVRSIGYKGWESPVPGVVNSDNYSDRYTIYFKPEQDAVLYFSAGGDDGYRLLIDSEELIGQWYSHPFRQKEGFRKFEGGRLYRITYEHFDGGSEQETMFRYADYLNDPVFFEAVRAADAVIVCVGYDWYLESESWDRPFALPEGHLYCLESIFEHTDKAVVVINSGGGVEMAPWLDRTGGVLMAWYQGQQGGDAIAELLTGKVSPSGKLPFTWEKRWRDNPVHDNYYPNTDSVKADNPYRRVEYNEGLFVGYRGYERNGIEPLFPFGFGLSYTTFEYGNLQIDDVGNGTFDVSFDVTNTGRCDGAEVAQLYVGDVESSIVRPAKELKGYEKLFLKRGETRRVVIRLGEEAFRQYDCVRHDFVVEPGDFEIFVGASSRDIRLTGRLTVR